One window of Saccharomyces kudriavzevii IFO 1802 strain IFO1802 genome assembly, chromosome: 10 genomic DNA carries:
- the SSC1 gene encoding Hsp70 family ATPase SSC1 (similar to Saccharomyces cerevisiae ECM10 (YEL030W) and SSC1 (YJR045C); ancestral locus Anc_1.474): protein MLAAKNILNKSSLSNSFRIATRLQSTKVQGSVIGIDLGTTNSAVAIMEGKVPKIIENAEGSRTTPSVVAFTKEGERLVGIPAKRQAVVNPENTLFATKRLIGRRFEDAEVQRDIKQVPYKIVKHSNGDAWVEARGQTYSPAQIGGFVLNKMKETAEAYLGKPAKNAVVTVPAYFNDSQRQATKDAGQIVGLNVLRVVNEPTAAALAYGLEKSDSKVVAVFDLGGGTFDISILDIDNGVFEVKSTNGDTHLGGEDFDIYLLREIVSRFKSETGIDLENDRMAIQRIREAAEKAKIELSSTVSTDINLPFITADASGPKHINMKFSRAQFETLTAPLVKRTVDPVKKALKDAGLSTSDIAEVLLVGGMSRMPKVVETVKSLFGRDPSKAVNPDEAVAIGAAVQGAVLSGEVTDVLLLDVTPLSLGIETLGGVFTRLIPRNTTIPTKKSQIFSTAAAGQTSVEIRVFQGERELVRDNKLIGNFTLAGIPPAPKGVPQIEVTFDIDADGIINVSARDKATNKDSSITVAGSSGLSENEIEQMVNDAEKFKSQDEARKQAIETANKADQLANDTENSLKEFEGKVDKTEAQKVKDQITSLKELIARVQGGEEVNAEELKTKTEELQTSSMKLFEQIYKNDSNNNNNNNNNGSNDSSNNTESGETKQ, encoded by the coding sequence ATGCTTGCTGCTAAAAACATACTAAACAAGTCCAGCTTGTCCAACTCATTCCGCATTGCCACGCGTTTGCAGTCGACCAAGGTCCAAGGTTCTGTCATCGGTATCGATTTGGGTACTACGAATTCTGCGGTGGCTATCATGGAAGGTAAAGTTCCAAAGATTATTGAAAACGCTGAAGGTTCGAGAACGACTCCCTCCGTGGTGGCGTTCACTAAGGAAGGGGAGCGCCTGGTCGGTATTCCTGCTAAGCGTCAAGCTGTTGTGAACCCAGAAAATACCCTATTTGCTACCAAGCGTTTGATTGGTCGTCGTTTCGAAGACGCTGAAGTGCAAAGAGACATCAAGCAAGTTCCATACAAGATCGTCAAGCACTCCAACGGGGATGCTTGGGTGGAAGCCAGAGGTCAAACCTACTCCCCAGCCCAGATTGGTGGGTTCGTCTTGAACAAGATGAAGGAAACAGCTGAGGCCTACTTGGGTAAACCAGCCAAGAATGCCGTTGTCACCGTCCCAGCCTACTTCAACGACTCTCAAAGACAGGCCACCAAGGACGCCGGTCAAATTGTTGGTTTGAACGTTCTACGTGTCGTTAACGAACCAACTGCTGCTGCTTTAGCTTACGGTTTGGAGAAATCTGACTCCAAGGTCGTTGCCGTTTTCGATTTGGGTGGTGGTACTTTCGATATTTCCATCTTGGATATTGACAACGGTGTCTTCGAAGTCAAATCTACCAACGGTGACACTCATTTGGGTGGtgaagattttgatatCTACTTATTGAGAGAAATTGTTTCCCGTTTCAAGTCCGAAACTGGTATCGATTTGGAAAACGACCGTATGGCCATTCAAAGAATCAGAGAAGCCGCCGAAAAGGCCAAGATCGAATTGTCTTCTACCGTTTCCACAGACATCAACCTACCATTTATCACTGCCGATGCCTCCGGTCCAAAGCATATCAACATGAAGTTCTCCAGGGCCCAATTTGAGACTTTGACCGCCCCATTGGTCAAGAGAACCGTCGACCCAGTCAAGAAGGCTTTAAAGGACGCTGGTTTGTCCACTTCCGACATCGCTGAAGTCTTGTTAGTCGGTGGTATGTCTAGAATGCCTAAGGTCGTCGAGACTGTCAAGTCCTTGTTCGGGAGGGACCCATCCAAGGCCGTTAACCCAGATGAAGCTGTTGCTATTGGTGCTGCTGTGCAAGGTGCTGTCTTGTCCGGTGAAGTCACGGATGTCCTATTGTTGGATGTCACCCCATTGTCTCTAGGTATTGAGACTTTGGGTGGTGTTTTCACAAGATTGATTCCAAGAAATACTACCATTCCAACAAAGAAATCCCAAATTTTCTCCACCGCCGCTGCTGGCCAAACTTCTGTTGAAATCAGGGTTTTCCAAGGTGAAAGAGAATTGGTTAGGGACAACAAATTAATTGGTAACTTCACTTTGGCCGGTATCCCACCTGCTCCAAAGGGTGTCCCACAAATTGAAGTCACTTTCGACATCGACGCTGATGGTATCATCAATGTTTCTGCCAGAGACAAGGCCACAAACAAGGACTCTTCCATCACTGTCGCTGGTTCTTCCGGTCTATCTGAAAACGAAATCGAACAAATGGTTAACGATGCTGAAAAGTTCAAATCTCAAGATGAAGCTAGAAAGCAAGCCATTGAAACCGCTAACAAGGCTGACCAATTGGCCAATGACACCGAAAACTCTTTGAAGGAATTCGAAGGTAAGGTTGACAAGACTGAGGCCCAAAAGGTCAAGGACCAAATCACCTcattgaaggaattgatCGCTAGAGTACAAGGTGGTGAAGAAGTTAATgctgaagaattgaagacTAAGACCGAGGAATTGCAAACTTCCTCAATGAAATTGTTCGAACAAATTTACAAAAACGAttccaacaacaacaacaacaacaacaacaacggCAGCAATgacagcagcaacaacacCGAATCCGGTGAAACTAAGCAGTAA
- the POL32 gene encoding DNA polymerase delta subunit POL32 (similar to Saccharomyces cerevisiae POL32 (YJR043C); ancestral locus Anc_1.470) — protein MDQKTLSFINDKLFTEVKPVLFTDLIHHLKIGPSTAKKLMFGYYKQTTNAKYNCVVMCCYKNQTIKIIHDVTNIPDEDSIIDCFIYAFNPMDTFIPYYDIIDEEGCLTIKNPHELSVSESSRAIERAKTLEEKSKPLARPTVRSKTTPEETTDKKPKSKDMGLRSTALLAKMKKDRDDKEASRQNELRKRREENVQKINKKNPERVAQMEELNNLFVEDDLDDEGPDEMSYSSSPEKAAIDDNDKNNNDLEDLLETTAEDSLMEVPKIQQTNLSKTGISKEPKTEEESSSFIDDDGYIVTKRPATSTPPRRQSPAIKRALSSSKQQETPSSNKKLKKQGTLESFFKRKAK, from the coding sequence ATGGATCAAAAAACGTTATCTTTCATCAATGATAAACTGTTCACTGAGGTAAAGCCCGTACTTTTTACTGATCtaattcatcatctgaaGATCGGTCCGTCCACggccaagaaattgatgTTTGGCTATTACAAACAAACGACTAATGCTAAGTACAATTGTGTGGTGATGTGCTGCTATAAAAATCAAACCATAAAGATCATACATGACGTTACCAATATTCCAGATGAGGATTCAATAATAGATTGCTTCATTTATGCTTTCAATCCAATGGACACTTTTATACCATACTACGACATCATAGATGAAGAGGGTTGCTTGACCATTAAAAATCCACATGAACTCAGTGTTTCTGAATCATCGAGAGCTATAGAAAGGGCCAAGACTCTGGAAGAGAAATCCAAACCTTTGGCAAGGCCTACAGTAAGATCAAAAACTACACCGGAAGAAACAACTGATAAGAAGCCCAAATCAAAAGATATGGGACTGAGGTCGACTGCACTACTGGccaagatgaagaaggatAGAGATGATAAGGAAGCATCGAGACAGAATGAACTacggaaaagaagagaggAAAACGtgcagaaaataaataaaaagaacCCCGAAAGAGTAGCTCAAATGGAGGAACTAAACAACCTTTTTGTCGAAGACGACCTAGATGATGAAGGGCCAGATGAGATGTCCTACTCCAGCTCACCGGAGAAAGCTGCCATAGATGATAACGACAAGaacaataatgatttaGAAGACCTGCTAGAAACAACGGCAGAAGATTCATTAATGGAGGTGCCCAAAATACAGCAAACGAACCTCTCCAAGACAGggatttcaaaagaacCTAAAACGGAGGAAGAATCTTCTTCGTTTATCGATGATGATGGATATATTGTCACGAAGAGGCCTGCAACTTCGACACCGCCACGTAGGCAATCACCAGCGATTAAAAGAGCATTGTCTTCCTCCAAACAACAGGAAACACCAtcatcaaacaaaaaattaaagaagcAAGGGACTTTAGAGAGCttttttaaaagaaaagcaaaatag
- the URB2 gene encoding ribosome biogenesis protein URB2 (similar to Saccharomyces cerevisiae URB2 (YJR041C); ancestral locus Anc_1.467) encodes MSELTEELSIPENAQDLSKLLRSTSTEPYQIAQIVSKFDKLNVYFPNKEIFVLDLLIDRLNNVNLDDFKTSEHTWVIIRKLLGAIDDPISIKKLLKKLKVVSIMIKTFQLWPKDKLSSSSSFVKAFFSINSYLIVNFSVEESFQLLEQVINGLSSCPTSDAAFSYLQDACNLTHIDNIITADNKVAIAYCKHMLLPTLNYFSQIEQPAYSNQSSIRLSNFIGKFLLQPRVDYMKLNEKFVQENASEITDEMAYYYFATFVDFLAKDNFAQLEAIFTVLAARKPSLRCRFLALLSESKKTLSQEFLEKLLLEALNSSNEPGVSLLIPTILKLDIEIAIKHITRLLEFVQLEHATSPLFGSRIWDLIIQSHANARELADFFARINEYCSAKGPDSFFLVSSSAYVESITKRLFTLSTLQWKRLSQTLFDQINHSSTNSVPLYLICICLKGLSGSVSQTTLDELKPIVSQVFALESFDNSLQWDLKYNIMEVYDDIVPAEELKKIEYIFSSNLFDNTSGKLEELFFYCFKLREYMSYDPTGVIEKFMKHFENLDEETRSSLSFSIVSKFATFINNNFTKEHISSLIQSFLSNSKNLCQLLDNDDIFEEANITHAIVSKLASSYNQPFALDALIQIPIQCINKNVRVAIINNLMDKPLCLDVGVQKCILHLLSSPTFKSNIETDFLELCEKTIVIPEMAISGENNEETEMEGRVSIFEKVWTNHLSQAKETVSESFLETGYDIIKKTMLLPDGDSKLIIAGFTVAKFLKPNNQHRGVQDIVVSYAVKIMENYSQQFDARTIPLLRTSMAALYDIETVGQGNISKHKENILAIFSKIIRQYHSNKLYHSKEEQEMFLVHSLLAEDRLEYIFAEYLNINHTVTCDNALGFCLDQSLEKGPDPFNRLLWNSAESFSTIKKACAEKFVRMFITISKRITRHNILGHHLFVLALLEAYTSCDVEKFGYRSYLLLFNAIKEFLVSKPWLFSQYCIEMLLPFCLKTISLTLNHESTVEVNECFINIIEVIDHILLVHRFKFSSRHHLINSVLCHLLDVIAMYDGTFSTESANAVARLITNYCEPYNVSNAQNGSSNNLSSKISLIKQSIRRNVLVVLTKYIRLSIATQFNSNIKKNLQPGVYAIFDILSQNELSQLNAFLDAPGKQYFRALYVQYKKTGKWRED; translated from the coding sequence ATGAGCGAACTCACAGAAGAACTTTCTATCCCGGAGAATGCTCAAGACTTGTCGAAACTGTTGCGTTCAACGAGCACAGAACCATACCAAATTGCCCAGATAGTTTCAAAATTCGATAAACTGAACGTCTACTTCCCAAACAAAGAGATTTTTGTCCTAGATTTACTTATTGATAGGCTTAATAATGTAAATTTGGATGATTTTAAGACTAGTGAACACACTTGGGTCATTATCAGAAAATTACTTGGAGCCATCGATGATccaatatcaataaaaaaactactcaaaaaattaaaagttGTCTCTATAATGATAAAAACTTTCCAATTGTGGCCCAAGGACAAACTGAGCAGTAGCAGCTCGTTTGtaaaagcatttttttccattaatAGCTATTTAATAGTGAATTTCTCCGTTGAGGaatcttttcaacttttaGAACAAGTAATAAATGGGTTAAGTTCATGTCCGACCTCTGATGCTGCGTTTTCGTACTTACAAGACGCTTGCAATCTGACCCACATTGACAATATTATCACAGCGGACAACAAAGTTGCCATCGCTTACTGTAAACACATGTTACTACCAACTCTGAACTATTTTTCACAGATTGAACAACCTGCATATTCAAATCAATCCTCCATTCGCCTGTCTAATTTTATTGGCAAATTCCTTCTACAACCACGCGTAGATTATATGAAATTGAACGAAAAGtttgttcaagaaaatgcaTCGGAAATTACTGACGAAATGGCCTACTATTATTTTGCTACTTTCGTCGATTTTCTGGCGAAAGATAATTTTGCTCAGCTGGAAGCTATATTTACCGTTCTGGCTGCCAGAAAACCTAGTTTAAGATGCAGATTTTTGGCTCTTTTATCCGAATCGAAAAAAACTCTATCTCAAgagtttcttgaaaaattgctaCTCGAAGCCTTAAATTCCAGTAATGAACCTGGAGTATCATTATTGATACCAaccattttgaaattagaTATCGAAATTGCCATCAAACACATCACCCGTTTACTTGAATTTGTTCAGCTGGAACATGCTACCAGTCCTCTCTTCGGTTCTCGTATTTGGGATTTAATAATCCAGTCGCATGCGAATGCAAGAGAATTAGCAGATTTTTTCGCTAGAATTAATGAGTACTGTTCCGCAAAAGGACCtgactctttttttttagtaaGTAGTTCTGCATATGTCGAGTCAATAACAAAACGGCTGTTTACGTTATCTACATTGCAATGGAAGAGGTTATCACAAACTTTGTTCGATCAGATCAATCATAGTTCTACCAATAGCGTTCCTTTGTACCTAATATGCATATGTTTGAAAGGACTGTCAGGAAGTGTATCTCAAACGACTCTTGATGAATTAAAGCCTATTGTATCTCAAGTATTTGCTTTGGAATCTTTTGATAACAGTCTTCAATGGGACTTAAAATACAATATAATGGAAGTATATGACGACATCGTCCCTGCAGAGGAgttaaagaaaatcgaaTACATATTCTCCTCTAATCTTTTTGACAATACATCAGGAAAACTTGAAgaattgttcttttattgCTTTAAACTGAGAGAGTATATGTCATATGACCCTACTGGTGTCATTGAAAAGTTCATGAAGcactttgaaaatcttgatgaagaaactAGATCCAGCCTATCATTTTCTATTGTGTCCAAATTTGCAACttttatcaacaacaacttTACAAAGGAGCATATCTCCTCGTTGATCCAGTCCTTTTTATCAAACTCGAAAAATTTGTGTCAGCTATTAGACAATGATGACATTTTCGAAGAGGCAAATATCACACATGCTATAGTAAGCAAGCTGGCTTCTTCATACAACCAGCCTTTCGCTTTAGACGCTTTGATTCAAATTCCTATTCAATGtatcaacaaaaatgtAAGAGTGGCCATTATCAACAATCTTATGGACAAACCTCTTTGTTTAGATGTTGGTGTCCAAAAATGTATTCTCCATTTATTGTCAAGTCCGACCTTTAAGTCTAACATTGAGACAGATTTTCTTGAGTTATGTGAGAAAACAATAGTGATTCCGGAAATGGCCATTTCAGGAGAGAATAACGAAGAAACGGAAATGGAAGGCAGAGtatccatttttgaaaaagtttggACTAATCATTTGTCGCAGGCAAAGGAGACTGTAAGTGAAAGCTTCCTGGAAACTGGATAtgacatcatcaaaaagaCAATGCTATTGCCAGATGGCGATAGTAAGCTCATTATTGCTGGATTTACTGTCgcaaagtttttgaaaccaAATAACCAGCATAGGGGCGTTCAAGATATTGTAGTAAGTTATGCCGTGAAGATTATGGAAAACTATTCACAACAGTTTGACGCTAGAACAATTCCACTCCTCAGAACATCTATGGCTGCATTGTACGATATTGAAACGGTCGGACAAGGCAATATTTCTAAgcataaagaaaacattttggcaatattttctaaaatcATACGTCAATATCATTCTAACAAATTGTACCACtcaaaagaagagcaagaaaTGTTCTTGGTTCACTCACTTCTTGCGGAGGATCGCTTGGAATACATTTTTGCGGAGTATCTGAATATCAACCACACAGTTACGTGCGATAATGCCTTGGGGTTCTGCTTGGATCAAAGTCTCGAGAAAGGTCCCGATCCTTTCAATCGTCTTCTTTGGAATAGTGCTGAATCGTTCTCCACCATTAAAAAAGCTTGTGCTGAGAAATTTGTAAGAATGTTCAttacaatttcaaaaagaatcaCAAGGCACAATATTCTTGGGCATCATCTTTTTGTGTTGGCTTTACTTGAAGCTTATACTAGTTGTGATGTCGAAAAGTTTGGCTATAGGTCGTACTTGCTGTTGTTCAACGCTATCAAGGAATTTTTAGTCTCGAAACCTTGGTTGTTCTCCCAATATTGCATTGAGATGTTACTTCCTTTTTGCTTAAAGACCATTTCCCTAACATTAAACCATGAGTCAACTGTGGAAGTCAATGAATGCTTTATTAATATCATTGAAGTTATAGACCATATATTATTGGTTCACAGGTTTAAGTTCTCCAGTCGCCACCATTTAATAAACTCCGTTCTTTGCCATCTACTGGATGTAATAGCAATGTATGATGGTACATTCTCTACGGAATCAGCGAATGCCGTAGCCAGATTAATAACAAACTATTGTGAACCTTATAATGTATCAAATGCTCAAAATGGGTCGAGCAACAACTTAAGCTCCAAGATAAGTTTAATAAAACAATCCATCAGGAGAAATGTTCTTGTTGTCTTAACTAAGTATATTCGATTGTCTATTGCCACGCAGTTCAATTCaaacatcaagaaaaacttACAACCTGGTGTCTATGCAATCTTTGATATATTATCTCAAAACGAGCTAAGTCAATTAAACGCTTTCCTGGACGCACCTGGGAAACAATATTTCAGAGCGCTCTACGTTCAATACAAAAAGACCGGTAAATGGCGTGAAGATTAA
- the VPS55 gene encoding Vps55p (similar to Saccharomyces cerevisiae VPS55 (YJR044C); ancestral locus Anc_1.473) — protein sequence MMDFKVSPLTKIISLSGFLALGFLLVILSCALFHNYYPLFDILIFLLAPIPNTLFGAGNKYHTSDFMSDSSNTGQDLAHFLTGMLVTSGVALPVVLYHCQLIGHLSCIMCMTGGLIIYSSIVIFKWFFKKDFNEDDSLFG from the coding sequence ATGATGGACTTCAAAGTGTCACCATTAACAAAAATCATCTCTCTCTCAGGGTTTCTGGCACTGGGATTCCTCTTAGTCATTCTAAGCTGCGCATTATTCCACAACTACTACCCACTATTCGATATCTTAATCTTTTTACTAGCCCCAATACCAAACACGCTTTTCGGTGCAGGTAATAAGTACCACACATCCGACTTTATGTCCGACTCGTCGAACACTGGCCAAGATCTGGCTCATTTCCTCACGGGGATGCTGGTGACAAGTGGTGTGGCGCTGCCCGTTGTTCTCTATCATTGCCAATTGATCGGTCATCTGAGCTGTATCATGTGTATGACCGGCGGTCTTATCATATATTCTAGTATTGTCATTTTCAAGtggttcttcaaaaaggatttcaatgaagatgattcACTTTTTGGTTAA
- the NUP85 gene encoding Nup85p (similar to Saccharomyces cerevisiae NUP85 (YJR042W); ancestral locus Anc_1.468) — protein MAAEDSELLLMDVDQLDFLDDGTVQKNDDMADDDEEQFYERDPVSGAILVPMTINHQPIKKDGEKVPLKFRLGPISTQNMGFITAKDNYKLYPVKIPRVDTSKEFTTYVSGLFEIYRDLGDHRAFNVPTIGVVNSNFAKEHNATVNLAMEAILNELEVFINSIKDQNGRLNRFYELEESLTVLNCLKTMYFTLDGQDIEEDRPKFIESLLNWINRSDGEPDEEYIEQVFSVKDLKSGKKVFETQYFWKLLNQLVLRGLLPQAIGCIERSHILTYLNDTCAVSFDAIGDSVELLKQYPRDSSNTFREWKNLVLKLGQAFGGSATTISGELRDYIEDFLLVMGGNQRKILQYSRTWYESFCGFLLYYIPSLELSAEYLQVSLESNAVDVTNDWEQSCVDIIGGKIHSILPVMESLDSCTAAFTAMICEAKGLIENVFETNKSFGEYGHEDNEMLEDLFSYKNGMASYMLNSFAFELCSLGNKELWPVAIGLVALSLTGTRSAKKMVIAELLPHYPFVTNDDIEWMLSICVEWRLPEIAKEIYTTLGNQMLSAHNIIESIANFSKAGRFELVKSYSWLLFEASCMQGRRLDDPVLNAIVGNSATTKDDVMIPEDILNCVVTNAMRQTLAPYAVLSQFYEASDSGDWDQALHLLLLLIEFPYLPKHYLVLLLAKFLYPIFLLDDKKTIDENSVTKIIDVIETEWDENDEKSSNLYETIIQTDKILPDSTAELLKNIRKKLNFKLCQAFM, from the coding sequence ATGGCGGCGGAGGATTCAGAACTTCTACTTATGGATGTCGATCAATTGGACTTCCTAGATGACGGGACGgtgcaaaaaaatgatgacatggctgatgacgatgaagaacAATTCTATGAAAGAGATCCAGTCAGTGGGGCTATCCTGGTTCCTATGACTATAAATCATCAGCCCATTAAAAAAGATGGAGAGAAAGTACCCCTGAAGTTTAGATTGGGGCCAATTTCCACTCAAAATATGGGATTTATAACTGCAAAAGATAACTATAAACTTTACCCCGTCAAAATTCCTAGAGTTGATACCAGTAAAGAGTTCACCACGTACGTGTCGGgtttatttgaaatttatcGTGATTTGGGTGATCATAGAGCATTCAACGTACCAACCATTGGGGTCGTTAATTCTAATTTTGCAAAAGAACATAATGCAACCGTAAACCTGGCTATGGAAGCTATCCTGAATGAATTGGAAGTATTCATCAACAGCATTAAGGACCAGAATGGAAGACTGAATAGATTTTATGAGTTAGAAGAATCTTTAACCGTCCTAAACTGTTTGAAGACAATGTACTTCACATTAGACGGTCAAGATATAGAAGAGGACAGAccaaaattcattgaatcATTGTTAAATTGGATTAATAGGTCAGACGGCGAACCGGATGAGGAATATATAGAGCAGGTTTTTTCAGTTAAAGATTTAAAATCTGGTAAAAAGGTATTCGAGACACAatatttttggaaacttCTAAATCAATTAGTACTTAGGGGCCTGCTCCCTCAAGCTATAGGTTGCATTGAAAGATCACATATTCTAACATATCTAAATGACACATGTGCCGTTTCATTCGACGCAATAGGTGACTCCGTTGAGCTCCTGAAGCAATACCCAAGAGATTCTTCCAATACATTTAGagaatggaaaaatttggtGCTAAAATTAGGTCAAGCCTTTGGTGGTTCTGCCACTACTATATCTGGTGAGCTGCGGGATTATATTGAAGACTTCTTGTTAGTGATGGGAGGTAATCAACGAAAAATTTTGCAATATTCAAGGACGTGGTATGAATCCTTCTGTGGGTTTTTATTATACTATATTCCCTCGTTAGAATTATCGGCAGAATATTTACAAGTATCACTGGAATCTAACGCTGTTGATGTAACAAATGATTGGGAACAATCATGCGTTGATATCATTGGCGGTAAGATACACTCTATTCTACCGGTAATGGAATCTTTGGATAGTTGCACAGCTGCATTCACTGCTATGATTTGTGAAGCCAAAGGCTTGATAGAGAATGTGTTTGAGACTAACAAAAGTTTCGGTGAATACGGTCACgaagataatgaaatgCTCGAGGATTTATTCTCTTATAAGAATGGTATGGCATCTTACATGTTAAACAGCTTCGCTTTTGAGTTGTGCTCACTGGGTAATAAGGAACTATGGCCCGTTGCCATTGGTTTGGTAGCGTTATCTCTCACGGGGACGAGAAGTGCGAAGAAAATGGTGATCGCAGAGCTGCTTCCACATTACCCATTTGTTACAAACGATGATATTGAGTGGATGCTAAGTATATGTGTGGAATGGAGACTACCAGAAAtagcaaaagaaatatataCCACATTGGGTAACCAAATGCTGTCGGCCCATAATATAATTGAAAGTATTGCAAATTTCAGCAAAGCTGGTAGATTTGAATTAGTCAAGTCCTATTCATGGTTACTATTTGAAGCGTCGTGCATGCAGGGACGCAGATTGGACGATCCTGTGTTGAATGCCATCGTGGGCAATAGCGCCACTACAAAAGACGATGTTATGATACCAGAAGACATTTTGAATTGCGTAGTGACAAATGCCATGCGTCAAACTTTAGCGCCATATGCCGTTCTGTCACAATTTTACGAAGCTAGTGACAGTGGAGATTGGGATCAAGCATTACATTTATTACTTTTGCTAATTGAATTCCCTTATTTACCAAAGCATTATTTGGTTTTGCTTTTAGCAAAATTTCTGTATCCAATTTTCCTCTTAGACGACAAAAAGACAATAGATGAAAATTCGGTGACAAAAATCATTGACGTTATAGAAACTGAATgggatgaaaatgatgaaaaaagttCGAACCTGTATGAAACTATCATTCAAACAGATAAGATTTTACCTGATAGTACAGCGGAGCTGTTAAAgaatataagaaaaaagttgaatttCAAGTTATGTCAAGCCTTCATGTAA